Part of the Catalinimonas alkaloidigena genome is shown below.
AATCACAATATCTTGCTCATTTATTGAAAGTGCAACATAATAGATTGAGGCTGTCTTAGTAATAACCCCCATAGGAATCGTGTTTTCAACGCTCCCGAAGCAATAATCGAAAATTTCAATCAAGGCGCTTTTACCAGTAGATGACTTTCCTGTAACGACGTTTAGCCCCTTTTTGAAATTAACAGGATGTTTACTCCCTTGCTTATCAATGACGCCAATTTCATGAATTAATGTTTTCATCGCGGTTTCCCTCCTAAAAATGCATATATTTCAACCACTGAGTGACCGATAAATAATCGCCCTAACTTCTCAGCACTTTTTTGATTGGTAAAGACTAAATTAGAATCATCATATGCATAAAGTGATAAACACTCTTCATTCACAAACAGCCAATCATTAACTAAGCAATATTGAATGCTTTGCTCTGTTAACTCTTGAAATCCATCTATTCGTTCTTGTAAATCATAAAGCTTGGTACGATCGCTAAAAACTGACCAGATAGTGCTTCTAACATTAGAGTTGAATAACTTCTGGCCAAATATAGGATGGCTACAAAGAGGGATCACCAATGGAGCGAGTAAAAGATTATTTTCTAACTCGCCTAAAGCACGGTAAAACGAAGCAAAATATGCCCCGTACTCAAACGGGTTATACTTCAACTCGTACAGGGTATCGACAATACTGCTCATAGCTCAACTCTCCATTTTAGGTTACGTTCATCATCATCCATAGCATCATGTATTAGGCCATTTTTGTATTCTAAAGGAGGGATATTATTACCCATATTTAGCGGTGGTTCGCCAATAGTTTTGTTATAGAGTAATTTGGAACTTTTGATTGGATCTGTGGCTTCGAGTTTAGCACTTGAATAGGCAAGCTTATATTTAGTGACCAGTTGATTTTGGTATGTAATTGTCTTTTCTTTATAGAATGCGAACTCATCTAGTTGTTCTAGCAGAGAGTTTTGCAACTCAATCCAATTACCTACAGCATCAGGAATCATCTCAATATGCTCAATTTCAGCAATCTTTTGTACAAAAGGCCTATCTTGGTGTGATTCTACTTCTAGCTCAGAGGCTTCATAGCCTGAAAAAATCGGGAAGGTAAACTCCTTTTTACAGAGAAGCGTGGTTAATTCTTCACACTTAGCGTAAAATTCTTGATGCTTAATAACCCAAGATTGCTGAGTCGCTTTTGCATACACAAAACCAATAAGCCCATGTAAGTAACTTTTTAGGTTGTTTTTTGGAATGCCTACAGGTTTGGAGAGTATCTGCTTTTCCAGCATTTCTTTGTTATCAGATTGCGTAAACAAGGTGACTTTGCCTAGTAGACTCTTAAGTAATAAATCATCAGATGCCATTACTGCCTTATGTAGTTTGATAACTTCTGAGGGCTGTTCGGCGTTCAGTTGATCTTTGGATCGTTCAGCAAAAATATCACTAAGTACTTGCAGGCGTTGTTCTGCACTTTGTGAGTTCCAGTCTTTTAGAAGAGTAGTGGTCCCAAATGCTTGTGTTGTGTGAAGTACCAAAACCCCGTATTGCTCGTGGTTAAACTCTGGTGCAAGCCAGTTCTTCAGGGTTTTCCAAAGGTTTTCATGATGATCAGTCAGTGGTGCAGCGTAGTCTTTAACTTCAGTTTGTGTAGATTCCAAAGTATCTGG
Proteins encoded:
- a CDS encoding three component ABC system middle component; protein product: MSSIVDTLYELKYNPFEYGAYFASFYRALGELENNLLLAPLVIPLCSHPIFGQKLFNSNVRSTIWSVFSDRTKLYDLQERIDGFQELTEQSIQYCLVNDWLFVNEECLSLYAYDDSNLVFTNQKSAEKLGRLFIGHSVVEIYAFLGGKPR